A genome region from Oncorhynchus gorbuscha isolate QuinsamMale2020 ecotype Even-year linkage group LG26, OgorEven_v1.0, whole genome shotgun sequence includes the following:
- the LOC124015179 gene encoding mitochondrial import inner membrane translocase subunit Tim29-like, with protein MAASWVLRRWCSTSVAEAGAAPVNGTRWERLKNSKLGVWFSGMSRDYKEACREIVVGAWERPIKASIYLSLLGGAGTCIYTNPDGASFETTVLDTANQLGLLTPWIRSGTSDGHVQKLAKLRNEGRLRHLSLGVVSLTYFADYNPDASLYEAQCSNLSIPWRELHTRVLDVGFAGRWWILDHKMKDYDVNDEEFKQLPPAMAATVPPGVQGVENNERLHKESWMPLKTEKNEEKEKVSAAVEEEGGIVEQIKMDSLHLVEPIKIKTGIVAQPQEIADPEPQELMLTETETQE; from the exons ATGGCTGCCTCGTGGGTGCTCAGGAGATGGTGCTCCACCTCTGTAGCAGAAGCAGGAGCAGCACCCGTCAATGGCACCCgatgggagaggttgaagaaTAGCAAATTGG GTGTGTGGTTTAGCGGCATGTCCAGAGACTACAAGGAGGCGTGTCGTGAGATTGTGGTGGGCGCGTGGGAGAGGCCAATCAAAGCTTCCATCTACCTGAGCCTTCTGGGTGGAGCTGGCACCTGCATCTACACAAACCCTGACGGCGCCTCCTTCGAGACCACCGTCCTGGATACAGCCAATCAGCTCGGGCTCCTGACGCCGTGGATACGCAGTGGAACATCGGATGGGCACGTGCAGAAGCTGGCGAAGCTTCGTAACGAGGGAAGGTTACGTCACCTCAGCCTGGGAGTGGTCTCACTCACCTACTTCGCCGATTATAACCCGGACGCCAGTCTTTACGAGGCCCAGTGCTCCAACCTCTCTATCCCCTGGAGGGAGCTCCACACGCGGGTACTGGACGTTGGCTTCGCAGGTCGCTGGTGGATCCTGGACCATAAGATGAAGGACTATGATGTGAACGATGAAGAGTTCAAGCAGCTGCCGCCTGCTATGGCCGCCACAGTGCCCCCTGGTGTCCAGGGGGTGGAGAATAACGAAAGGCTGCACAAAGAGTCATGGATGCCTCTGAAGACGGAGAAGAATGAGGAGAAGGAAAAGGTATCGGCAGccgtagaggaggaggggggcattGTAGAACAGATAAAGATGGACAGTTTACATCTTGTAGAACCAATAAAAATAAAGACAGGCATTGTAGCTCAACCACAGGAGATAGCTGACCCAGAACCACAGGAGCTGATGCtgacagagacggagacacagGAGTAG